One Trichosurus vulpecula isolate mTriVul1 chromosome 7, mTriVul1.pri, whole genome shotgun sequence genomic region harbors:
- the LOC118855995 gene encoding histone H2A type 1-like — protein sequence MSGRGKQGGKARAKAKSRSSRAGLQFPVGRVHRLLRKGNYSERVGAGAPVYLAAVLEYLTAEILELAGNAARDNKKTRIIPRHLQLAIRNDEELNKLLGKVTIAQGGVLPNIQAVLLPKKTESHHKAKGK from the coding sequence ATGTCTGGCCGCGGAAAGCAGGGAGGCAAAGCTCGTGCCAAAGCCAAGTCCCGCTCTTCCCGGGCTGGCCTGCAGTTCCCGGTGGGCAGAGTGCACCGCCTACTCCGCAAAGGCAACTACTCTGAGCGCGTGGGCGCCGGCGCACCGGTGTACTTGGCCGCCGTCCTCGAGTACCTGACAGCCGAGATCCTCGAGCTGGCGGGCAATGCGGCTCGGGACAACAAGAAGACTCGCATCATCCCTCGCCACCTGCAGCTGGCCATCCGCAATGATGAAGAGCTCAACAAGCTGTTGGGTAAGGTGACCATCGCCCAGGGCGGCGTTCTGCCCAACATCCAGGCCGTGCTGCTGCCTAAGAAGACCGAGAGTCACCACAAAGCCAAGGGCAAGTAA
- the LOC118856000 gene encoding histone H2B type 2-E, protein MPEPAKSAPAPKKGSKKAVTKAQKKDGKKRKRSRKESYSIYVYKVLKQVHPDTGISSKAMGIMNSFVNDIFERIAGEASRLAHYNKRSTITSREIQTAVRLLLPGELAKHAVSEGTKAVTKYTSSK, encoded by the coding sequence ATGCCTGAGCCCGCCAAGTCCGCGCCCGCTCCCAAAAAGGGCTCCAAGAAAGCAGTTACCAAGGCCCAAAAGAAGGACGGTAAGAAGCGCAAGCGCAGCCGCAAGGAAAGTTACTCCATCTACGTGTACAAGGTGCTGAAGCAGGTCCACCCCGACACCGGCATCTCGTCCAAGGCCATGGGCATCATGAACTCCTTCGTCAACGATATCTTCGAGCGCATCGCCGGCGAGGCGTCCCGCCTGGCGCATTACAACAAGCGCTCCACCATCACCTCCCGGGAGATCCAGACGGCCGTACGCCTGCTGCTGCCCGGGGAGCTGGCCAAGCACGCCGTGTCCGAGGGCACCAAGGCCGTCACCAAGTACACCAGCTCCAAGTAG